The DNA segment ATGACCTCGGGTTGGACAGCTTGGATACCGTTGAGGTTGTGATGGCTATTGAGGAGGTATGGATGACCCCTGCCCCTCTTTGCTGTGACGTGGGAAGGGATACTAACGACATGGGCAACAGGAGTTCAGCATTGAGATCCCCGATAAGGATGCCGACACCATCCACAGTGGTATGTAGCCCATACCCATTGCAAGCTGATGATTCTAACCTGTATAATGTCAACAGTTGACAAGGCCGTCGAGTATATCACCTCCCAGCCTGATGCCAACTAAGCAGTTGTTGCCGGCTTAATAATGGATGGGGGAAAAACAACCACATAGAGCACCAACAATTGTATTTTGTATTTGGGCCGTTTCTTGTCGCCGCCGTTGCCGCCTGTCCCGCCTTGTACCATACTCACAACTCATTTCATGTATCACGACAATACAGTTACCAAGTCTCGAGATGGTACTTACATAGCATCTATGGAACAGAGGGACTGCTACAGCCTGGGGCTGGTGAGCATCAAGCCATGAAGGGGTAGGAGGAATCTGTCCAGTCGCATGTCTTTTGCGATTCAAGTCTATCAGCAAAGCTGCCAAAGGATGTCTATCTTGGACATGTCTGTTCATGTCTGTTCGATTTTGTATAAAATATCTCTAGGTATCCAACCTGCATGGCAAGAAACCCATGTTGCATCCATAGGGTCCAGACTCTACTTCACCGCCAACCAGCTCTTGGTTATTCTCTGCTTCCATGTACTGAGCGATCTATTGCCTCTGTATTACATATACTGCCATTACATTTATCCTTGTCGATACCTGATCCTCGAAGTTTCTCACGTGGCCACACCAACACCGCAACTTCAACCAGAAAGGAAACGGATTTGGGAGTCGAGATGCATGTGTGATATGTTTCCTGGGAGAGCAACGACAACGTTGTGGTAAAACACTCCTGAAAAAGAACTCGAGAGCCTGCAAAGAACGAGtaaaaacaaaacaccgcCCCGACCGATTTCCTACCCCGTACATATCCAGACAAAAGAGAGTGATACAAAGAAACAAGATGACTATACCCACAAGTCAAATCCTGACAGTATCAGGCAATTTGTGTCGAGATGTATGCCTCCCTCAAGAGTGACCTAACCACACCACGCTATGCCCCTTGAGATCCTTGCTGCAGCTATATATGTAAAAAGTACGCTGCAGACGATGCAATTCCTTTGTTATCATGCTCCGCTTCAACGTTGGTCTATTCCcttgcctttttttcttttgctctttTTGTGCCTACCAACCCAAACTCCTGAAGCCAAAGCACTATCTTCCACCGACCGCTTCAACAGCACCAGTGCCGCTGTTGCCTTCGCCGTTGGCCCCGGCAGATCTGTTATTGGCAACGACCGTGGCGTAGCTGTTGGACCAGGCAGTGGCACTCAGAGGGCTGGCAGTACTGTTCACTTGTTGGTTTCCGGTTCCGCGCTTGCGAGCTCTCGCCTgggcatcatcttcgtcgtccaTGCTGAACACAAATGcggcctcctcttcatccatTGGGGACTTGAAGCGCCCAGTAGCGCTCGAACCTATTGAGGTGCTGCTGACATGTCTTGCCAGCCCCCCATCCTTATCCCTGGATTCGCCAATGACGCCTGCTCCGTTGGCATTGCGTGGAACATTGGGCCGGATATGGGGGCTTGAATCAGCCGAACCGTCGTCGGACAGCTGGGTGTCTCGAAGCTGCTGAGTCAGGGCCGACACTCCCACCGTGTTTCCATCCAGCCCTGATGTGATGGCGCTGGCAAGGCTCGAGTTTCGGAGCGGGCTTCCCACATGGCCGAATGCTGAGGCGTGCTTAAAAGACCGGCCCGTCTCCAGGTGGCCGTCATCCTCCTTTTGCCTCCCCCACAACGGACCCCAGCGGCCAGGGCTGGAAGGTTGAATGGGAGTGCCgaacttggtgatgggggcaGGCGGGCAGGATTCGGCGATTGTCTCACGGTTGAGGGCGTCCATTCCACGGATTGTGTTGGTTGTAGAGCCCCTCCTTGCCCTCTCTGTCGGCGTCAGCACCTCGTTGGCCAGCGTGCCTGGCACATAATCTTCCTCAAAGAGGAACTGCTCGGAATCATCCCAATCCATGTCGACTTTGGGCACGCTGTTGCTCATCATGCGGATCTTGGCGAATCGGGAAGCGTTGCTGTGCATAGGCCGCTTTCCAAAGtactcatcaccacccagcGCCGAGCTGAATCCAAGAGAACCGGAAGGCGGGCTGCTACCAAAGCCTGAGATGTCCTGTGTTGCAAGTCCTGACGGTGACAGGTGGCTGTTTCCAAAGGCAGACGCGTGCAAGTGCCTCAACGCATCCGAAGTACGACCACTCTTGGCGGCActgagcgaggaggaaggcgagtCCAATCCAAATTGGGCCGGGACCGAAGATGGCCAAGGACCGCCCCTAGCCGCATGTGAGATCCCGTTGCTGTCGAATGACGCCGGGAGGGGAGCATCCAGCACCGAAAGTCCTTTGATGTTGGGAGAAAGACCCAGTCCAAAGCGGTTTGGCTCCTCGTCTCGTGGTGATCCGTAGGCGGAAGCAGGGTTGGAAGTGTACGAGGTGGTGTCGATCGTGGGCACGCCGCTTTCGAGAGCCAGCTGATGGCTGTAGAGTTCGTCTTGTAGCGCAAACGCCGTGGCGTTGTATGGAGAATCTGCGCGCATAAAAGAGTTGGTCAAGGCACTGCTGGCCGGCTGATGGTATGTCGTCGGGTTCACGCGGGCACCGAGGGCGACTCCGGGGGGAACACCTATCGTCACACCGTTCTTGCCATAGTTGATGCGGCGGCCATCGGGGAGCACATGGATATTGGCGCACTTTGGGCCAAACTTGCAGTTGCCCTGCAGTCCGTCAGCTTATCAGTCCTCCCAAACACAAGTGTCGAGGGCGTACCTTGGCAAAGTACTTGCAAACGTTTTCGGCGGCCGAGCTCAGGTCATGGCTAAAGGGGCATGCATTGCCTGCCTGGCAGGCGCCTTGTCGGAAGAACTTGCATGGGACGTGCGAGGTGTCTGTCAGGAGCAAGTTGATGGGTCAGCAAGGGTTTGGAGGAAAGTGCTTCGCCATCGCAAAACCTACTGGGTGGGCTTCGTGATGCATCGAAGCgatgggcggcggcgggcatGGGAGCCattatcccaccaccactcgaGTGACCGGCTTGTGGTGGAATGTTGAGACTGCCGGTGCGCATGTGGCGAAACTCGCCCAGGTTGGACGTCGACATTGTGTCGAGCGCCGGTGAGGTTCGTGGACAGGctgcggcgaggagggagatgttgagCCTCCGctaggtggtggtgcagacTGCGGCGCCGGATCGATCGAGGGGTCGTGGTCAATCAGACAGGGGTGGGCACGCGACGAAGTCGCTGCCAAATCAGAAAAGACAGCTTCAAGTCTCGAGGTGCGGCCGAGGGGTGTTTTCAAAAGAGAGGGTATTTCGAACCAAGCCCGGGAGCGGAGACGGCGGGTGGTGAGATGTTGCGTCGTGTGAGACCGAGGGGGGGAGCTTGAGCGCAGATAGCGGCATGTATGGATGTGGCGAGCCGAGCGAGATCTCGGGTGTTAAAAGGGCTGGAGGGCGGgcggggagagggcggtgggaTCAGTTGGTGAGGCGCTTGGCACTGGTGGGGAGCCGTGGATCTGAGGTGTGCACTTTTCGGGTTGTCCACCGACCGCCTGATGCCGCAAAGACGTCTAACTTTTGTTCTATTTGGAACCGTCCCTCGAGTCCCTGACTTTTGCGCGCAGAGCTTCTGTCACAGCAACCCAACTGACTCAATAGGCAGTTGAAGCggtttgttggtgtggtgTAGCAGGACTTGTCAGTTTTTCTTATTGACCACCTCATGGTCTCACGGGCAGGTGCGCgcacctcaccatcccccaccatcaccttctCGATATTACTGTCAGATGTGCCGTTTCAACGTGGGGGTGCCGGATGTACTGTCGTGATTGTATAATTCTCAGGACCGGCGGGACCGTTTTCTCGACCAAACACAACGGCCTGAGTGACAATGCCAGCTTCCGGTGTGCAGCTACCTACTTAAGCGGGGGCGCCGTTGGAGTCATCCAAACCCTCGGTGAAGAAGCCAACCAACACTTCAGCCCCTCAACTGCCTTAAGAATGATCACAAGGTTTGAAAGTGTGCCAGCGATTCAGGTTGAGCACCATTCACCGACTTGAAAGGAATGGAATGCGCCAAGCTACGGCCGGGGTTAAGGGAACTCCTTGGACTTCCCGCCAGCCATCGAGATGGCGATAAGAGATAAGCACGGGGTCGGAAGGAGGGGCATGAGGGGTAACATCCAAGGAGGTCACTATCTTGAACAATTTCACCGCCACAAAACAATCCCAGCAAAAACATTTTTTTGCAGGGCAGAAACACCTTTCCGGGAAAGGGCGAGTTGAAGATTGGATTGAGCCCTCTGCCGATAAGGTGACTGATACCTACCCGGTGGCGCCTCATGGACATATGCACAAAACACCCTGCACCCCTCGTCATCCCTACTCCCCGGATTTGCATGATGCATTTCGCAACCTGCATGCCAACGTTGTTGATATTCAACCACCTTTTGCTTTCCCCACACATTCCATCTGACTCTTGCTTCTTTGCCCGGTGACTTTGCTCCGCATCAACACCCCCACTCCCGTCCGtcccctcaccttctccctgAACATCGCACATCCGCTGAGAAGGTCGATGCGAGAGCGGTACTGCAGTGTCCGTCCATCTTGCAGCTGCTATTCTGCCTACACGAACCATGCCTTGAATCAAGTTGGACGTCCCGCATAGACTACCTCCTTCTTGCGCGTTCCCAGCCATCCATTACTGGCTGCCGAGTGTGGGGAGTGTGAGTGTGATCCGTCTGGAGTGCTCATCAACAAATCAAGGGGCAATACAGACCACCCCCAACGCAGATGCATGCAGCTAGGacacccactccctccccagccacGATAGTAGAGGACGGTTGACGC comes from the Podospora pseudocomata strain CBS 415.72m chromosome 5, whole genome shotgun sequence genome and includes:
- a CDS encoding hypothetical protein (EggNog:ENOG503NXTM; antiSMASH:Cluster_8; COG:O), which gives rise to MSTSNLGEFRHMRTGSLNIPPQAGHSSGGGIMAPMPAAAHRFDASRSPPNTSHVPCKFFRQGACQAGNACPFSHDLSSAAENVCKYFAKGNCKFGPKCANIHVLPDGRRINYGKNGVTIGVPPGVALGARVNPTTYHQPASSALTNSFMRADSPYNATAFALQDELYSHQLALESGVPTIDTTSYTSNPASAYGSPRDEEPNRFGLGLSPNIKGLSVLDAPLPASFDSNGISHAARGGPWPSSVPAQFGLDSPSSSLSAAKSGRTSDALRHLHASAFGNSHLSPSGLATQDISGFGSSPPSGSLGFSSALGGDEYFGKRPMHSNASRFAKIRMMSNSVPKVDMDWDDSEQFLFEEDYVPGTLANEVLTPTERARRGSTTNTIRGMDALNRETIAESCPPAPITKFGTPIQPSSPGRWGPLWGRQKEDDGHLETGRSFKHASAFGHVGSPLRNSSLASAITSGLDGNTVGVSALTQQLRDTQLSDDGSADSSPHIRPNVPRNANGAGVIGESRDKDGGLARHVSSTSIGSSATGRFKSPMDEEEAAFVFSMDDEDDAQARARKRGTGNQQVNSTASPLSATAWSNSYATVVANNRSAGANGEGNSGTGAVEAVGGR